The Candidatus Binatus sp. DNA window CGACGCGCGCGATGTCAGCGCGAGCGTGATCACCGAGCAATATCTCAGATATCTCGAGATGCTCGACGTGCTGAACCTCGACGTGGCGGGCGAATACCTCGTGATGGCGGCGACGCTGCTGCTGATCAAGTCGTTCGCGATGCTGCCTCATCCGGAGCTTGCGGATACCGAGGAAGGCGAGGAGCTGAAGCGCGATTTGGTCGAGCGGCTGCTCGAGTATCAGCGCTATCGCGAGGCGGCGGAGAAATTATCCGAGCGCGCGCTGCTCGGGCGCGACGTATTCACGTCGCCGGGCGAGGCGCCGCCCGAAGACGAGAACGCGAAGCGATACACCGTCACGATTTTCGATCTGGTCGAGGCGATGGGCGCAGTGCTGAAACGCGTTGCCGACAAGATTCCGCGCGGAATCGTGCTGCGCGACATCCCGGTCGCGGAATGCATCCCGCGAATATTGAGCGCGCTGGAACGGGGCAGTCGAGTCGAGTTCATTTCGCTGTTCGAAGACATGGAAGATCGCTCGTTGGTGATCGCGACCTTCATGGCGCTGCTCGAACTGATTCGGCGCCGCGAGGTGCGGGCCTATCAGGAAGAGCGCTTCGGTCCGATCCTGCTCGAACGCGGCGAAGCAAGTGCTCCGGTGGTTGCGGCAACTGAGGAGTCGGAGTGGAAGAAGAGCGACTGAAATCGATTCTCGAAAGTTTGCTGTTCGCGGCGGGCGAG harbors:
- a CDS encoding ScpA family protein, which produces MNEESAPPRFESDGTVRFRLPIYEGPLDLLLHLLKRAELDARDVSASVITEQYLRYLEMLDVLNLDVAGEYLVMAATLLLIKSFAMLPHPELADTEEGEELKRDLVERLLEYQRYREAAEKLSERALLGRDVFTSPGEAPPEDENAKRYTVTIFDLVEAMGAVLKRVADKIPRGIVLRDIPVAECIPRILSALERGSRVEFISLFEDMEDRSLVIATFMALLELIRRREVRAYQEERFGPILLERGEASAPVVAATEESEWKKSD